The following nucleotide sequence is from Lusitaniella coriacea LEGE 07157.
TGTCCCACCGATCGTCCACCACCAGGAGGCGATCGCGCGGACTGTCGGGCGCAAGGGCGATAACGCGCTGTAAGGCAGCAGAAGGCTCGCTCTCGGCGTTGGAAGCAGGGCGAACCGGAATTGTAAAGGAAAAGGTCGTTCCTTCCCCCACAGTGCTGGTAACGGCAATCTCTCCCCCCATCAACCGCACGAACTTTTGCGCGATCGCCAACCCCAAACCCGTTCCTTCTTTGGCTTCTTGTCCCGTTGTGGTTTGGGAAAAGGCTTCAAACAGCAAATTCAACTCTTCTGGTGCAATCCCCGCACCCGTATCCGCGACTTCAAAACGAAGTTGCACCCTATCTTCCTGGGGGTCATCTCCCACCGCAGACACGTTTAGAGCAATGCTGCCTCGTTCGGTAAACTTAATGGCATTACTCATCAAGTTGATTAAAACTTGGCGCAACTTCACCTTATCGGTTTGGATCGATGGGGGAAGTTCAGTTGCTTGCGCAAAAACCAATTTCAAGCCTTTATTTTCTGCTTTCAAGTTAAACATCTCCCGCACTTCCTTGAGAAGGTTGGCGAGACTAAAGGGCGTAACTTCTAGGGTAATGCGTCCTGCTTCGATTTTGGAGAGGTCTAAAACATTGTTAATCAGCGCCAGCAAGTGCTGTCCGCTCCGGTTCATAATTTGGATATTGTCCCGATGTTCTTCTTGCAAATTGGTACTGCGAGACATCAATTGACAGAAACCGAGAATCACATTGAGGGGAGAGCGCAACTCGTGGCTCATATTGGCAAGAAAGGTGCTTTTGGCTTGGTTTGCCGCTTCGGCGACTTCTTTCGCTTCTTGGAGAGCGGTTTCTGCCTGTTTGCGATCGCTAATATCCCGCGCAACCCAGAGTACGGTTCGATTGGGCAATCGTGAAAGGGTTGCTGAAAACCACAGCACGCGATCGCGCAAATCGAGACTATAATCAAAATTCATCTCCTCTGGGTTCGTCGCCGCCTGTTGAATCTTATCAAACCAGTTATCGCGCTCCCCCTCTTGAAAAAAACGTTCGATGGTTAAATCGAGCAGAGGATCGTCAGGAGAATAAAGGCGAGTGGGTTGAGTCGGTGCAACTTCAATCTGTCCTTGCTCGTCAACAATCAGAACAATATCGGTCATCGCCTCAAAAACAGCTCGCAATTTTTGCTCGGACACCAATAACTTTTCTTCCAGCAATCTGCGTTCGACAACTTCTGCTTGCAGTTGTTCGTTGGCTTGCGTTAACTCGGCCGTTCGCTCGATGACTTTCTGTTCTAAGGATGCTGCAAACTGCTGTAATTCTTGATTCTGCTGGGCTAATCTTTTATCCTGAAAGTAACTACGCAGGGCCTCTTTTGCTGTCAAACACAGATCGGTTTCATCCCAAGGCTTGGGAATATAATGATATAAATTAGCCCCATTTAGTGCATTCCCAACTGCATCCGCACTCGCTTGTCCGGTTAACATTATTTTCATGATTTTGGGATAGAGCGAATGAATTTCAATCAGTAATTCATCTCCCTTCATTCCAGGCATAATTTGATCGGAAATCACCAAAGGAATGTCAATTCCTTCTGCGTGTAAATCCTCAATAATCTCTAATGCCTCTTCCCCACTTTCTGCCAGTTCGATTTCATGACAATCGTCTAAGTGTCGTTTTAATTGTTCTTTCAAACTTTCTAAAACAACAGTTTCGTCATCAACGCAGATAATTACACTGTTATACATCGGATTGCTCCAAACCCGAAATAATAGCTTCTGACAATTCCTCTTCCGTCCAAGGTTTGTACAGACAGCGATGCAAATTTGCCTCTTGTTTCACTCGTCCTATGGCTGCTTCATCTGCTTGTCCTGTCAACATAACAGTGATGACATTGGGGAATTTCTGATGAACCCTAATTAAAAATTCATCCCCTTTCATTCCAGGCATTAGCCAATCAGAAACGATGATTAAAATACCAACATCGCTTTCAATTAATTCTTCAATAATTTCCCAAGCTTCAGTCGTACTTTCTGCAACTTCATATAAATACTTCTCTCCAAAACGTCTGATTAATTGTTCCTTAAGACCTTCTAAGATGACGGTTTCATCATCAACGCAGATAATAGCTGTGTCTGACATTTTTCGTTGCCTATGGGGGCATTGGATATTTAAGTTCAAAAAGCGGTTGAGAGAGCGGGTTCAAGAAAGAGCTTGAAACCCAAATTCCCAATTATAATTCATCACTTTTCTCAATAGGCAAACATACGCTAAAAGTTGTGTTTCCAGGCATAGTTTTAACTTCAATAGTTCCTTTATGTTTTTGGACGATCTTTTGGACAATATCTAAACCTAATCCACTTCCTTCGCCTAAAGGTTTAGTCGTAAAGAAAGGCTCGAAAATTTTGTCTTTGAGGTCTTCGGGAATGCCACACCCAGAATCTGTAATCCGAACGACAACGCTGTGTGCTGACTTTTGGCAAATCCCTTCGAGATTGCACTCGCTAATCTCAATTTCTAGTCTACCTTGGCAATCCATTGCTTGAATCGCATTGTGGATAAGATTTGTCCAAACTTGCATCAATTCGTCGGGATAACACCAAATCGAGGGCAAAGACTGATAAGTTCGGACAATCTCAATTCCTTGTTTGAATTGATTGCGATACAACTCCAATACAAGCTCGATCCCCTCTTCGATGGAGGCTAACTGTTTTTCGTTGAGACGATCGTAGCGAGCATAGGTTTTGAGGGCAAATACCACTTTGGAGGCGCGTTCGACTGCGATGAGAATGTTTCGACTGTTGCCTTGGATGCGCGCGAGGTTATAGGTGAGTTGTAGAATCCAATGGGTGTTGGCGGTTTGTAGGAGCGTGAGGAAGGGTTCAATTCGATCGTAAATTCCCATATCCGTCAGCACATCTGCAATGCGTCGGGCATTTTCAATTTGATATTCTTGCAGTTGGCGGGTTAAAGCGCGTTTGAATTTGCGTTTTTCCGAGGTCGAGACGGCATCATTTTGGCTTAATGCGCGATTGAGGAGGGAAAAGAAGATGTCTTGTTCTTGGGGAGTGAGGCGTTGGGAAAGCTGGGGAAGTTCGAGAAGAGATTGTTCGATGGCATGGGTAATATTCCCCGATGAGGCGCGAATCGCTCCAATGGGGGTATTAATTTCGTGAGCAATTCCAGCAACCAGTTGTCCGAGTGCTGCCATTTTCTCTGATTGGATCAATCCGGTTTGGGTGGTTTGAAGTTGTTGGAGGGTTTGGGAGAGTTCTTCGTTTTTCGCTTGTAGTTCGGCTTCTGCGTGCTTGCGATGGCTGATATCGTTGGAGATGGCGAGCAAACAGTCCTGTCCGTACAGATTGATAATTTCGGCGGATAATAATGCTGTTTTAACGTTGCCGGTTTTGGTGCGAAATGCAAATTCATAGTTGTAAACGCTTTTTTCTGTCACGAGGTGTTGGAACAGGCGATCGCGCTCTTCTAAATTAACCCACAGATCCAACTCGCGGGCGGTACGACCGAGGATTTCTTCTGTGGCATATTCAGTAAATTCGCAAAAGGTTTGATTGACTTCGATATGTCTGCCTTCTTCGAGGGTGGTAATGGTGATGGCGTTGGGACTCGAACGGAAGGCTTTGGCAAACTTTTCTTCAGAGAGGCGCAATGCCGCATCGATTTGCTTGCGTTCGGCAATTTCTTGCTCTAATTGTTGCGTGCGCTGGGCGACTTTTTCTTCTAGGGTTGCGTTGTAGTCTGTTAAAATTTGCTTGGATTGATGGACTTCTGCAAAAAGTTTGGCGTTGGTTAGCGCGATCGCGGCTTGTCCGGATAGCAGTTGAATCACTTCAATACGATTGGCGGTAAACGTACCAGCCATCAAGTTGTTTTCCAGATAAACCACTCCCACCAATTGTCCTCGATACAGCAGA
It contains:
- a CDS encoding response regulator, producing the protein MSDTAIICVDDETVILEGLKEQLIRRFGEKYLYEVAESTTEAWEIIEELIESDVGILIIVSDWLMPGMKGDEFLIRVHQKFPNVITVMLTGQADEAAIGRVKQEANLHRCLYKPWTEEELSEAIISGLEQSDV
- a CDS encoding protein kinase domain-containing protein, with the protein product MIDAIANYQIVAQLNESSDSLIYRAIQRRDRGDLPVILKVLKPDCFTLAELNRYEREYEILCSLNLEGTIKAYGLEEVEGAPILVLEDFGGISLKHWFRARQKEEKGGLDVREFLAVALKTTKVLDEIHNNNIIHKDINPSNIVLNPQTGVLKIIDFGISSFASEKNPESPSMSAIEGTLAYISPEQTGRMNRLLDYRTDFYSLGITFYELLTTELPFNADDPLELVHCHLAKSPPGLGVGDEDSAIARVLGNIVMKLMAKNAEERYQSARSLHADLETCLMQLETTGTLAQFPLDSFDSENSYSFCQLYPQSPSRDIRKNEAPYLPWNATTSTQSIEALDLAAVLRASQAISSEIELDKALGNLMKILMENAGAQFGFLILDNDGMLSIEAEGGAEGEVSVLQSKPIDGEMTFLSHAIVDAAIRTRESIVLKNAMREGAFTQERYIQKFQVKSVLCSPLLYRGQLVGVVYLENNLMAGTFTANRIEVIQLLSGQAAIALTNAKLFAEVHQSKQILTDYNATLEEKVAQRTQQLEQEIAERKQIDAALRLSEEKFAKAFRSSPNAITITTLEEGRHIEVNQTFCEFTEYATEEILGRTARELDLWVNLEERDRLFQHLVTEKSVYNYEFAFRTKTGNVKTALLSAEIINLYGQDCLLAISNDISHRKHAEAELQAKNEELSQTLQQLQTTQTGLIQSEKMAALGQLVAGIAHEINTPIGAIRASSGNITHAIEQSLLELPQLSQRLTPQEQDIFFSLLNRALSQNDAVSTSEKRKFKRALTRQLQEYQIENARRIADVLTDMGIYDRIEPFLTLLQTANTHWILQLTYNLARIQGNSRNILIAVERASKVVFALKTYARYDRLNEKQLASIEEGIELVLELYRNQFKQGIEIVRTYQSLPSIWCYPDELMQVWTNLIHNAIQAMDCQGRLEIEISECNLEGICQKSAHSVVVRITDSGCGIPEDLKDKIFEPFFTTKPLGEGSGLGLDIVQKIVQKHKGTIEVKTMPGNTTFSVCLPIEKSDEL
- a CDS encoding response regulator; the encoded protein is MYNSVIICVDDETVVLESLKEQLKRHLDDCHEIELAESGEEALEIIEDLHAEGIDIPLVISDQIMPGMKGDELLIEIHSLYPKIMKIMLTGQASADAVGNALNGANLYHYIPKPWDETDLCLTAKEALRSYFQDKRLAQQNQELQQFAASLEQKVIERTAELTQANEQLQAEVVERRLLEEKLLVSEQKLRAVFEAMTDIVLIVDEQGQIEVAPTQPTRLYSPDDPLLDLTIERFFQEGERDNWFDKIQQAATNPEEMNFDYSLDLRDRVLWFSATLSRLPNRTVLWVARDISDRKQAETALQEAKEVAEAANQAKSTFLANMSHELRSPLNVILGFCQLMSRSTNLQEEHRDNIQIMNRSGQHLLALINNVLDLSKIEAGRITLEVTPFSLANLLKEVREMFNLKAENKGLKLVFAQATELPPSIQTDKVKLRQVLINLMSNAIKFTERGSIALNVSAVGDDPQEDRVQLRFEVADTGAGIAPEELNLLFEAFSQTTTGQEAKEGTGLGLAIAQKFVRLMGGEIAVTSTVGEGTTFSFTIPVRPASNAESEPSAALQRVIALAPDSPRDRLLVVDDRWDNRQLLVKLLESVGFEVQEASNGEKALEIWQSWHPQVIWMDIRMPIMDGYEATKRIRKAELKRKEAGEDVSPVTIIALTASVFDEQQEVLLSIGCDDFLHKPFTEKIIFEKLSQHRGTSYLYEESSSVTMEENAEDAELDSISDLLTTMPPQWTQDLYEAANAIDNEQIFQLIEQIPDDRDRLKHAIADLVNTFCCDRIVDLIEATGKIES